One [Clostridium] saccharolyticum WM1 DNA segment encodes these proteins:
- a CDS encoding ABC transporter substrate-binding protein has product MKKSIKTLFLAALAAAALTGCSSKAAPEKPADHTSGSQASSSGEAESSANQSKSDASKDGVSYTIGIGQFAEHGSLDNCREGFLLGLAEEGIEEGKNLTVMYENAQADGGTASQIVNNFLSKKVNLICAIATPMAQSAYSGAKKADVPVIFTAVTDPVAAALAKEDGTPAGEITGTSDKLPVEKQLEMIRKILPDAKTIGILYSTSEVNSETAIKEYKAAAASYGFEIVEGPVTATADIPLATDSILEKVDCLNNLTDNTVVSSLPLILDKAGKKNIPVFGSEVEQVKIGCLASMGLDYVDLGKQTGKMAAKVLKGEAKASGINFEVIKEAAFYGNSKVADSLGITLPSELTGSAAEIFTDITR; this is encoded by the coding sequence ATGAAAAAATCAATCAAGACTCTGTTCCTTGCAGCCCTGGCGGCTGCCGCACTTACCGGCTGTTCTTCCAAGGCAGCCCCTGAGAAACCAGCGGATCACACTTCCGGCTCCCAGGCCTCTTCCAGTGGGGAAGCAGAAAGTTCTGCCAATCAGTCAAAAAGTGATGCTTCCAAAGACGGTGTCTCCTATACCATCGGCATCGGACAGTTTGCAGAACATGGTTCCCTTGACAACTGCCGGGAAGGCTTTTTACTGGGCCTTGCAGAAGAAGGAATCGAGGAAGGAAAAAACTTAACGGTTATGTATGAAAATGCCCAGGCTGACGGAGGTACCGCAAGCCAGATCGTAAACAACTTTCTTTCCAAAAAAGTAAACTTAATCTGCGCCATTGCAACCCCAATGGCTCAGTCCGCCTACAGCGGAGCAAAAAAAGCCGATGTTCCCGTTATCTTTACCGCAGTAACGGATCCTGTGGCCGCAGCCCTTGCAAAGGAAGACGGGACTCCTGCAGGAGAAATTACCGGTACCAGCGATAAACTTCCGGTGGAAAAACAGTTGGAAATGATCCGTAAGATCCTTCCTGATGCCAAGACCATCGGCATCCTTTACAGCACCAGTGAAGTGAACTCGGAAACAGCAATCAAGGAATACAAGGCCGCTGCAGCCTCCTACGGCTTTGAAATCGTGGAAGGTCCAGTTACTGCAACTGCCGACATTCCACTGGCAACTGACAGCATTTTAGAGAAGGTTGACTGCTTAAACAATTTAACGGACAATACCGTAGTAAGCTCTCTTCCGCTGATTCTTGATAAAGCAGGAAAGAAAAACATTCCGGTATTCGGCAGCGAGGTTGAGCAGGTTAAAATCGGCTGTCTGGCTTCCATGGGTCTTGATTATGTGGATTTAGGCAAGCAGACCGGCAAAATGGCCGCAAAGGTATTAAAGGGTGAAGCAAAAGCAAGCGGGATAAACTTTGAAGTCATCAAAGAAGCGGCATTTTACGGTAACTCAAAGGTTGCTGATTCTCTGGGAATTACGCTGCCGTCAGAGCTTACCGGCTCCGCTGCTGAAATTTTTACAGATATCACCCGATAA
- a CDS encoding sugar kinase: MSDRPFDLLSLGELLLRLSPAGVERLVRGDTFQKQVGGAELNVAVGAALLGLHTGVVTQLPLNDIGNFVKNKVRSYGISDDYFVYDNSLSARLGLYYYEYGAYPRKPKVIYDRKNSSFVQISTTSFPEEMYRATTCFHTTGITLALCENTRKTAVDMIKKFKESGTIISFDVNFRGNLWTGEEARACIEQILPYVDIFFCSEETARLTFKKEGTVKEMMKSFTEEYPVSVVASTQRIVHSPKSHTFGSVIYDASRKEYYEEEPYRNIDVVDRIGSGDAYIAGALYGLLSSGGDCMKAVRYGNAAAALKNTIPGDLPTSDLSEVNAVIKDHNDKGPQSEMSR, encoded by the coding sequence ATGAGTGACAGACCTTTTGATTTACTGAGCCTGGGGGAACTGCTGTTACGCTTATCCCCGGCAGGAGTGGAGCGGCTTGTCCGGGGAGATACCTTTCAAAAGCAGGTAGGCGGAGCGGAATTAAACGTTGCCGTCGGCGCTGCGCTTTTAGGCCTTCATACCGGTGTGGTTACCCAGCTTCCGTTGAATGACATAGGAAATTTTGTGAAGAATAAAGTCCGTTCTTACGGGATCAGTGATGACTATTTTGTTTACGACAACAGCTTAAGTGCCAGGCTGGGGCTTTATTATTATGAATATGGGGCTTATCCAAGAAAGCCAAAGGTTATTTATGACAGAAAGAACAGTTCCTTTGTTCAGATCAGCACTACTTCCTTTCCCGAGGAAATGTATCGGGCGACCACCTGTTTCCACACCACAGGCATTACTCTGGCTTTGTGTGAGAATACCAGGAAAACAGCTGTCGATATGATTAAAAAGTTTAAGGAGTCAGGGACTATTATATCCTTTGATGTGAATTTCAGGGGAAATCTCTGGACGGGAGAGGAAGCCAGAGCGTGTATTGAACAGATTCTGCCCTATGTGGATATATTCTTCTGTTCCGAAGAAACCGCCAGGCTGACATTTAAGAAGGAAGGGACTGTAAAGGAAATGATGAAAAGCTTTACGGAAGAATACCCTGTTTCTGTTGTTGCCTCGACACAAAGGATTGTACACAGCCCCAAAAGCCATACCTTTGGCTCCGTAATCTACGATGCATCCAGAAAGGAATATTACGAGGAAGAACCGTACCGCAACATAGATGTTGTGGACCGGATCGGAAGCGGAGATGCTTATATTGCAGGAGCCCTTTACGGCCTTTTAAGCAGCGGTGGCGACTGCATGAAGGCCGTTCGGTACGGCAATGCGGCGGCTGCCTTAAAGAATACCATACCGGGAGATCTTCCCACCTCTGATTTAAGTGAGGTCAATGCGGTTATAAAAGACCATAATGACAAAGGCCCTCAGAGCGAGATGAGCAGATAA
- a CDS encoding cysteine hydrolase family protein codes for MRRLLIVVDMQKDFINGSLGTPEAVSIVSKVKRKIEEYQEAGDEVIFTLDTHKEDYLDSQEGKMLPVVHCIKGTAGWELEESLKEFPGKYFEKNTFGSAALGAYVKEREYKSIELVGLCTDICVISNALLVKAFLPETPVLVDSSCCAGVTLRSHENALEAMKMCQIQVL; via the coding sequence ATGAGAAGATTATTGATTGTAGTTGACATGCAAAAGGATTTTATAAATGGCTCCCTGGGAACCCCGGAGGCGGTGTCCATTGTTTCCAAGGTAAAAAGAAAAATAGAGGAGTATCAGGAAGCAGGAGATGAGGTGATTTTCACCCTGGATACCCACAAAGAGGATTATCTGGATTCTCAGGAGGGGAAAATGCTTCCGGTGGTACATTGCATTAAGGGAACTGCCGGCTGGGAGCTTGAGGAGTCTCTAAAGGAGTTTCCGGGAAAGTACTTTGAGAAAAACACCTTTGGAAGTGCAGCTCTTGGAGCGTATGTGAAAGAAAGAGAGTATAAATCCATTGAATTGGTGGGATTATGTACAGATATCTGTGTCATTTCCAATGCCCTGTTAGTCAAAGCCTTTCTTCCGGAAACTCCGGTGCTGGTGGATTCCTCCTGTTGTGCAGGTGTGACTTTAAGGAGCCATGAGAATGCGTTAGAAGCCATGAAGATGTGCCAGATCCAAGTGCTGTAA
- a CDS encoding ABC transporter permease — translation MSIILGVLEEGLVYAIMALGVYITYKILDFPDLSVDGTFPLGGAITVTLILAGINPLATLFIAFAVGALAGCITGFIHVKLKVRDLLSGIIVMTALYSVNLRVAGKSNVPFFNNDSIFENSFINRLFPGKLADISVVIILAVIVVIVKLLLDHYLKTRSGYLLRAVGDNETLVTSLAKDKGMVKIIGLAIANGLAALAGSVYCQQKGFFEISMGTGTIVIGLANVIIGTKLFKRIGFVKSTTAVIIGSIIYKACVSLAIYLGMEASDLKMITSVLFLAILVLSNGREKKVKHYA, via the coding sequence ATGTCAATTATACTTGGCGTTTTGGAAGAAGGCCTGGTCTATGCCATTATGGCGCTGGGCGTTTATATCACCTATAAGATTCTGGACTTTCCGGATCTTTCCGTGGATGGAACCTTCCCTTTGGGAGGTGCAATCACCGTTACCCTGATTCTGGCCGGTATTAATCCGTTGGCAACGCTTTTTATTGCTTTTGCCGTCGGTGCCCTGGCCGGATGCATCACCGGCTTCATCCATGTTAAATTAAAGGTACGTGATCTTCTGTCAGGTATCATTGTCATGACTGCCCTCTATTCTGTGAATCTAAGGGTAGCCGGAAAATCCAATGTCCCATTTTTTAATAATGATTCCATCTTTGAAAACAGTTTTATAAACCGCCTGTTTCCCGGGAAGCTTGCAGATATCAGCGTTGTGATTATATTAGCGGTCATCGTGGTAATCGTTAAGCTTTTGCTTGATCATTATCTAAAGACCCGCTCCGGCTATTTGTTAAGAGCGGTAGGTGACAATGAAACTCTTGTTACCTCTCTTGCAAAGGACAAAGGCATGGTTAAGATCATCGGCCTTGCCATCGCAAACGGCCTGGCTGCTCTGGCCGGTTCCGTATACTGCCAGCAAAAAGGGTTTTTTGAAATCAGTATGGGAACCGGTACGATTGTGATCGGCCTTGCCAATGTCATCATCGGCACAAAGCTGTTTAAACGGATAGGATTCGTAAAATCCACGACCGCGGTGATTATCGGCTCTATCATCTACAAAGCCTGCGTGTCACTAGCCATTTATCTTGGTATGGAGGCATCAGATCTTAAGATGATAACGTCAGTGCTGTTCCTGGCCATACTGGTGCTCAGCAACGGCAGGGAAAAGAAGGTGAAACATTATGCTTGA
- the aroA gene encoding 3-phosphoshikimate 1-carboxyvinyltransferase — protein MKFAKTSPLKGEITIPGDKSISHRSVMFGSIAKGTTEISHFLQGADCLSTIDCFRKMGIQIENNQNTVIVHGKGLRGLKRPETILDCGNSGTTTRLISGLLAAQDFNVTVTGDESIQKRPMKRIMEPLSFMGADIKSILDNGCAPLSITGKRLRGIHYTSPVASAQIKSSILLAGLYAEGETRVTEPYVSRNHSEIMLKHFGANVKTEGTTACIAPAAELYGNQIIVPGDISSAAYFIAAGLIVPGSEILIKQVGINPTRDGIIRVCQEMGADITLLDGNMDSGEPTADILVKSGSLHGVPIGGAIIPTLIDELPIIAAMACFAEGETIIRDAAELKVKESNRIDVMVKNLSAMGADVRETDDGMIIRGGRPLHGAVIDSKLDHRIAMTFAVTGLCAEGETEILGAECVNISYPGFYQDLEMLMK, from the coding sequence ATGAAATTTGCAAAAACCTCCCCTTTAAAGGGTGAAATAACCATACCCGGTGACAAATCCATCTCTCACCGCAGCGTAATGTTTGGCTCCATTGCAAAGGGAACCACAGAAATCAGCCACTTTCTCCAAGGGGCCGATTGTCTATCCACCATCGACTGTTTCCGAAAAATGGGAATTCAGATTGAAAATAACCAGAATACCGTCATTGTCCATGGAAAAGGACTCCGGGGATTAAAAAGACCGGAAACCATTTTAGACTGCGGAAACAGCGGAACCACCACCCGCCTGATCTCCGGCCTTCTGGCTGCCCAGGATTTTAATGTAACCGTAACCGGGGACGAGTCTATCCAAAAACGTCCCATGAAACGTATTATGGAACCATTGTCCTTCATGGGAGCTGATATAAAGAGCATATTGGATAATGGCTGCGCTCCTCTTTCCATCACCGGCAAAAGACTCCGGGGCATCCATTATACCAGCCCGGTAGCCTCTGCCCAGATAAAATCCTCCATCCTTTTAGCCGGCCTGTACGCAGAAGGGGAAACAAGGGTAACAGAACCCTATGTATCCAGAAACCATTCTGAAATCATGCTGAAACACTTTGGAGCCAATGTAAAAACAGAAGGAACCACCGCCTGCATTGCTCCTGCTGCAGAATTATACGGCAATCAAATCATTGTTCCCGGAGATATCTCTTCAGCAGCTTACTTTATAGCGGCAGGCCTGATAGTCCCAGGCTCAGAAATACTGATAAAGCAAGTAGGCATCAACCCCACACGGGATGGGATCATCCGCGTATGCCAGGAAATGGGGGCTGATATTACTCTTTTGGATGGGAATATGGATTCCGGAGAACCAACCGCAGATATTCTGGTGAAATCCGGTTCTCTCCACGGCGTTCCCATCGGCGGAGCCATCATTCCTACCCTCATCGACGAACTTCCCATAATCGCCGCCATGGCGTGCTTTGCAGAAGGAGAAACCATTATTAGGGATGCGGCGGAATTAAAGGTAAAGGAATCCAACCGCATTGATGTCATGGTAAAGAATTTGTCCGCCATGGGAGCCGATGTTCGAGAAACTGACGATGGCATGATCATCAGAGGCGGAAGACCTCTCCACGGCGCTGTCATAGACAGCAAACTGGATCACCGGATCGCCATGACCTTTGCCGTGACCGGGCTTTGCGCAGAGGGAGAAACAGAGATCTTGGGCGCAGAATGCGTAAATATCTCTTATCCAGGGTTTTATCAGGATCTGGAAATGCTGATGAAATAA
- a CDS encoding ABC transporter ATP-binding protein, translating to MLELQNINKYYNQGTVNEMCLFQNFNLTIKDRQFVSVVGSNGSGKTSLLNIICGSIPLDSGSIRISGADITGMPEYKRQRRIGRVYQNPAMGTCPNMTILENMALADTKGKPFNLLPGTNKQRISYYREQLRFLGLGLEDKLHVKVGVLSGGQRQAMALLMSTMTPIEFLILDEHTAALDPKTAEIIMELTDRIVKEKKLTTIMVTHNLRYAVEYGNRLLMMHQGNAIIDQAGEEKSSIDVEHILEKFNEISIECGN from the coding sequence ATGCTTGAACTTCAAAACATCAATAAATATTATAATCAGGGAACGGTCAATGAGATGTGTCTGTTCCAGAACTTTAATCTCACCATAAAAGACCGGCAGTTCGTATCTGTGGTAGGGAGCAACGGCTCCGGCAAGACTTCCCTGTTAAACATCATCTGCGGAAGCATTCCTTTAGACAGCGGTTCCATCCGGATCAGCGGTGCAGATATCACCGGTATGCCGGAGTATAAGCGTCAGCGCCGCATTGGAAGAGTCTACCAGAACCCGGCCATGGGGACATGTCCCAATATGACCATTCTTGAAAATATGGCTCTGGCTGATACCAAGGGAAAGCCCTTTAATCTGCTTCCCGGAACCAACAAGCAGCGGATCTCCTATTACAGGGAGCAGCTGCGTTTCCTGGGTCTTGGATTAGAGGATAAACTCCATGTGAAGGTTGGTGTTCTTTCCGGCGGCCAAAGGCAGGCCATGGCACTCCTCATGTCAACCATGACTCCCATTGAGTTCCTGATTTTGGATGAGCACACCGCAGCACTTGATCCAAAAACGGCTGAGATCATTATGGAGCTGACCGATAGGATTGTAAAAGAAAAGAAGTTGACCACCATCATGGTCACTCATAATCTGCGCTATGCAGTAGAATATGGTAACCGCCTGCTGATGATGCATCAGGGAAATGCCATTATTGATCAGGCAGGGGAAGAAAAGTCCAGTATTGATGTGGAACATATTTTAGAGAAATTCAATGAAATCAGCATTGAATGCGGAAACTAA
- a CDS encoding helix-turn-helix transcriptional regulator, with protein MYEWQRQIQIIVDEIDKCIKSYNDEALTLRVLSRRLGYSEFYTTRKFKEISGMQFRDYLRLRKLAFALKEVRDSEKSILDIAFDYGFSSHEAFTRAFKGAYGVTPREYRKKPNPVVLRTKINPFDRYFLGLGEIGMMKSTDDVKIYFVTIPAHKFLHIKNYESNGYWDFWQKQSLIPGQDCDTICGLLDSIKGKLDDDGGSETNGGGGQVMAYMNDPDGRLCDWGIPRTECYGVRLPFDYQGEVPTQMLMIDVPEAEYIVFEHGPFDYEQENRSVEETIEKAMATFDFAGTGYCFDTSPGRLIYLYFNPEQYFKYIRPVRLNNIVKSM; from the coding sequence ATGTACGAGTGGCAGAGACAAATTCAAATAATCGTTGATGAAATTGACAAATGTATAAAAAGTTATAATGATGAAGCCTTGACACTACGTGTTCTTTCTCGCAGGCTGGGTTATTCCGAATTTTATACAACGAGAAAATTCAAAGAAATTTCGGGTATGCAATTTAGGGATTATCTGCGGCTTAGAAAATTAGCCTTTGCACTAAAAGAGGTTCGTGACAGTGAAAAAAGCATTTTGGATATTGCCTTTGATTATGGCTTTTCATCCCATGAAGCTTTTACCAGAGCTTTCAAGGGAGCATATGGCGTAACTCCAAGGGAATATCGAAAAAAGCCTAATCCTGTCGTACTTCGTACAAAAATAAACCCTTTCGACCGCTACTTTTTAGGACTGGGAGAGATTGGAATGATGAAATCTACAGATGATGTTAAAATTTATTTTGTAACCATTCCCGCACACAAATTTTTACACATTAAAAACTATGAGAGTAATGGGTATTGGGATTTCTGGCAAAAGCAAAGTCTTATACCGGGACAGGACTGCGATACAATCTGCGGCTTACTCGATAGTATCAAGGGAAAATTGGATGACGATGGTGGGAGCGAAACTAACGGCGGCGGCGGTCAGGTTATGGCGTACATGAATGACCCGGACGGCAGACTTTGTGATTGGGGGATCCCCCGTACGGAGTGTTATGGTGTACGTCTTCCTTTTGATTATCAAGGCGAAGTACCGACGCAAATGCTTATGATTGATGTTCCCGAGGCCGAGTATATTGTTTTTGAACACGGGCCGTTTGATTACGAGCAGGAAAATCGCAGTGTGGAGGAAACGATAGAAAAGGCTATGGCAACTTTTGATTTTGCAGGCACCGGTTACTGCTTTGATACTTCCCCAGGTAGATTAATTTACTTATATTTTAATCCCGAACAGTATTTCAAGTATATCAGACCAGTGCGGCTAAATAATATTGTCAAGTCAATGTAA